The Salinibaculum sp. SYNS191 genome has a window encoding:
- a CDS encoding MaoC family dehydratase, producing MSSESDRSALLDTWTETSSHVFESVVAANRAAFAAFGVEPSEQDGSAATPTDRIEPDEDLPEWHTEQTAETREELSVGDRFEFTKTITEGDVKRFAAASGDTNPLHLDGEFASETRFRGRIAHGTLVSGLISAALARVPGMVIYLSQDLEFHGPVRIDDRVTAECEIVEDLGNNQYRLSTRVLNEGDVAIDGEAVIMVDELPETLQD from the coding sequence ATGAGTTCTGAATCGGACCGGAGTGCGCTGCTGGACACGTGGACGGAGACATCGTCACACGTATTCGAGAGTGTCGTCGCGGCCAACCGAGCCGCCTTCGCCGCGTTCGGCGTCGAACCGTCGGAGCAGGACGGTTCCGCAGCGACACCGACAGACCGCATCGAACCGGACGAGGACCTGCCCGAGTGGCACACCGAGCAGACAGCCGAGACGCGCGAGGAGCTGAGCGTCGGCGACCGGTTCGAGTTCACCAAGACGATTACCGAGGGCGACGTCAAGCGGTTCGCAGCCGCCAGCGGCGACACGAACCCGCTGCACCTCGACGGGGAGTTCGCCTCCGAGACGCGCTTCCGCGGCCGCATCGCACACGGCACGCTCGTCAGCGGCCTCATCAGCGCCGCGCTCGCGCGCGTCCCCGGGATGGTAATCTACCTCTCCCAGGACCTGGAGTTCCACGGCCCGGTCCGCATCGACGACCGCGTCACCGCCGAGTGTGAAATCGTCGAGGACCTCGGCAACAACCAGTACCGTCTCAGCACGCGCGTGCTCAACGAGGGCGACGTCGCCATCGACGGCGAGGCCGTCATCATGGTCGACGAACTGCCCGAGACCCTCCAGGACTGA